TGATCAAGTGTTTACAAAGGAACTAATCCCTACTACGTAAAAGATCTTtcgtaaaaaaatattacaacgaCCTCCATGTTAGTTGTGGTAATAATTCATTTTTTGGCGCTTTTTTtctatatttactaaaatacatTTCACTAAGATCTTAGTTAAAAACCGTAGTGAAATGTACTATGGGTTACAGGTTTCGAATTCCAAATCTATCAATTTCTCATTTTATCGTCACAAAATGAAATTGTCCTTGTATAAAGTTCAACCATTTCTTCATAGTTCGTTTTATCAACCGTGGTAAAaggtaatatttatttatatataagtgAATTTATTTCTCGCTAAGTACATATAAAAAATGTTTCTCTCAAAAGAAAAACCTAGTATATTTTAGTCTCATCTCACCTACATCAACCTATGACTATAGTTAATTTGTTTGTACTGTTATGCTTAAGGCATATGCATAATATACACACTACCTTAAGTGTCATACACACTATATTTGTCTTCCTCTAATTAAGAGTCACGAGTTAATATATAGGTGTTGATGTCTATGGTaggtttgaaatatttaatttattaatgctTTTAGTTAGGGATGTTCATGGCTAACTCACAAACTCGCTGGTCCAAACTGAACTATAACCCATAAATTATTAAAATGTGTTCATTTATAAGTATATTCAATCCAACCCGTAACAACTCATATAATATTGGTTAGGGTATTAGATTTGAGTTTCACAGTCCGTTGATGCAAAATATTAATGTGACATTAGtgatttcttattttttaaaattattttaaagaaaaatatataattaatatatcatTCCTAACAAAAATTTTGCCTATTTTTTTTCACCCATTACTATAACTATACCAATGAAATTAGTACTTTTATGATTAAatgttgtttcttatttttttttatcattttttaatttatgtattttattgAGATAACATGTCTTGTGGAATTTTCTTCTATTATCAAATGTTATAACACTTGGGTGAATTTTATTAGACATTTTATATTGTGTTTCAtccaattttaatattataaatgagTATAATTGtattaaattgtgttaatttttttttattaaaaaatagttattaaaaaatattttttatttaaagcaCAATCCACGAATCCAACTCAAACTCAACTGAATCTAACTCATGAATGAGCATGTCGTTTAGTTCAGTTTCAACCGCAAAATAGCGGGTTAGATGATGAAATTCACTCACTAAAATTTAAACGAATTAGATAATAGATTAGATGAAACCCAATCCAACTCAACTCGGATATAAGCCCTGCTCTTAATATTTTCTAGCGGATGTAATTTTTAAAAGTAAAGTTACTGTGTTATGATTGTGACAGTGATTGTGATTTTTAAGTTGGAAAAAACACACATGTGTACGGGACAAGTAGGTACTATAATTAATAACAATAAAGAGCTAACATTCTTATGAGtggttgaaaaataaaaaaattcaataaaccaAAAATATAATCATACCACACCAAGCTTTGATTTGATGTCTTTGATATGCTCCATGGAGAATGTCATAGTTGATATACAAATTGGTTGAAAATCAGCTCCACCATCTCCTGATCTTATAGGACTTTCATCATCATCCATAACACTACTCTTCAACACACTCCATCCAAAATCAGAGACAGTATTAAAAACAGATGACATAGTCCAACAAATTTTTCTCCAACAACTTTTCTTAAAAGTTACTGATTTTGTCGGTTTAAGACAAGGAAAAGACAAAGGAAGAGATGGATTATCAGCACGTTGAAGACAAGAAAGAAGTGCACCCATTAGAGAATAACCATCTCCAAGTGCATGGTGAAGCTTGAATATCATATTGCCTTGTGAATTTTTTGTAGGGTAATTCACTATGTGTACTTCCCATAATGGTTTTTGTTGTGATAATTTTTCCATTGCTATTGTGGACAAATAACCATGAAAACATTTGTCATAAAATTCCAATGTTTTTCCTTCAGAGAATTTTGGTACTTTAATATGGTCTTTCAAGTTCACATCAACTTTCCTCCAttgttttttcctatttttatctTCCAcctgtgaatatatatatttgaacaattcaagttaaaaataaaatcatattaacAATATAATTTAGACAATAATATTTTAAGTATGGTTTAAATTGTGGGCCGCAATGCCACATTATAAGAAGTTGTTGCAATATTGCGGTTGTGATAGtgtttgcattcatatcatgccaCAATTGCAATGTGATTATAAATCACATTAAAAACTACATCATAAGTGTgtaacactactagaaatacacagtttacctgcggaatttcctgcgaaaaggtttccgcaggtatacctgcggaatttcctgcgactttattaattaaaataaattctacTGCGGAATAGAATTTCGCAGAAAATTctgcaggaatacctgcggatttttctgcggaaaatatattttgtatataaaatgAAACTATACTAtcgaatccgcaggtaattccgcaggaaagttttctgcggattttgctgcggaacTCTATTTGGAATAAAACCAAACTACaatacaaaatccgcaggtaattccgcagaaacgtttcctgcggattttgctgcggattttattttatattttattttaattttttttgaatttaaaaataatgtaatatatttttcttttaaaataaaatgtttcttttgcaattttttttactaGGTTTGTGAAGTTTTACTTGAGAAGTCTTTTGTTAAAAAATTGATATGAGAGTTTGAGAGATCTATATTAGAAAATTCTAATGATATTCTGTGAGAACATATATAATGTTACTTTTAATTTACTTGTAACATTGGTTATGGATATTCTTTAGTATatatctttttaaaaataaaatttttataggGCATATATTTTGAGGATCTTATAATTTAATTGGATTTTGAAACACTAAATATTAAGAAACTAATAACAAACTATTCTATATTTTCATGAATGTTCTGTAAATTTTTCTATGAATTTTTCTGtgaattttcatcatttttttaaacttttatatatttttgtagaTCTGCTGactaattaattatgtttttttatcaaTATAATCCTATTTATGAAGCTTTTAATTTGAAAAtacttttacaatttttttttaaatttttcctaAAACCTatataaaaaagttaataaaattttaatggttaattattcaacattattatattaattgttaattattttcaatgtgaattgtgttattgttaaattttaaatttaatcttaatttaaaaaaaaataaaaggtatacaaattttgaaaaataaaattacttaaaattttaacaataaaagaaatacttatatgtttaattttttattttgaattaaattaaattatgtcttttttaatttatctctagataattttatttaattttacagtttagtagaaagaatattttagttttattattattttttcttaaactattttattttatcatttttgcctttttaacattttctttttcattttcccaTTATGCAAAAACGTGAACACGCTATGCTCTCTTCTTTCTCCGTGAAAACCCTAGCGCCGCCGCATTCCCTCATCAGTTTTCCGACCACCACGAACTCAAAATGAAAAAATAACAACATATTCATACTCCTCAATTCGTGGCCTATCTAGTGAACCATAACGTTTTCCATTTCGAGCCACCGCCGTCGAACCACCTTCCGCCTCTCCTTCCGGCCACCGCTCCTCCAATCGAAGAAATGAGGTCATTTTCGTGCTTATCATTATGTGACCTTCAACTTGAACCAGTTGTATTTTTTGGATTCAATTAGAGTTTCTAAGGCAACTACGGTATGGTTCTTAGGCTTTGTGAGTTAGGAGTTTTATTTACTATTCTTGACCTGTATTATTACTCTTTTGACATTGGCTTGAGTTTTGCAAACAAGGTGTTTGTTGAAATTCCTCTGAACAAATTTGAGGGTTAGTGACTCCCTGTATTATTACTTTAGACTAATTTATGCTCTAGTTTAGaatgatattttttatatttaaaacaaattcatgcaggtacaaaaagaaaaattactgAACAAATTCAAGACTAAAACAAtgtaaagaaagaaagaaaaagacaaGAATTTTATGTTAATGATACTAAGTTATTGTTTGTCATGAATTAAAGGTATATGGTGCAAGGAGCAGAAGCAGTTCATGCAGCAAATCCAAATGTTCTTGTAATTTTATCTGGATTTAATTTTGCCAGAGACTTatcatttttttccaaaagaccaGTGAAGCTATCATTCCAAGGGAAATTAGTATTTGAAGCACACTGGTATGGATTCAATGATGGTGAAGCTTGGCTAAGAGGGAACCCAAATCAGGAAGCAAAAGTACCATACTGTGTAAGTTCAATCTTTTTGTAAAAAAACATTTGGGGTGTTAGTAATGGAACTGATTCAATAAGTACACTTAGTTTTCACATTCGATACTATTTCTTCTTTGTTAGTTTGATTTTCTTCATGCCAGTTTTTGAATTATTGATGCATTAATATTAATAGTATTATATATATGAATCTAGATCTCTAGGAGACAATGTTAATGGCTTATGTATGGATTAATGATTAAACACAGTCACTTCATAATTAATGACATCCTAGTAACTAGATATATTTCCACTTGCAGACCTAACATGTTTTCACTATACTGACTAATCCCATTGAGTGTCATTAACTATAGGGAGTTAATAGAATTTGAGACGAGTTTAATCTTAAGCATATAGTGACCCCTACATGATTGATTGATATTAGATTTAAGCTATGAAATATAAACACAAGGAAAGTATATCATTTAGTGGAAAACCTTCATAATATGTATTCAACAAGATATATAATACTATATATAGGAAAAAGAGTATATTACTCTCACTttccattttcttttattttgatcgaACTATATATAggaaaaagagtgggaaaaaaagGAGAGAAAATGACATGGACGAGAAGAATAGATTCAGGTAGCAATGCAATAGAGGTCCTAGAAAAGAAAAGATGTTGTAGTTCTAGAATCCTTGCAAAACTTCATATTCTGAAACCAACGACTCTTGTGAAACTTTATATATATTCATGTTCCCAGAGACAACAACCTTGTTGCTGTTACTACTTTCTTGATCAGCATTTCCCATATAGCCTTGGTTTGCCAGTAGTATTGATTCCCATTATTGGTATCCACTGTGTTGTTATATTTACATTACAACAAGTACCACaaaatcaaaataaagattttaattttATACTATGGCTAAAGGTAGGGCTGTTGTTGGTTCACTTTAGCAttaaaaagttttatttttacatttttcttaaCTATATGTTATAAAGTTAGgacatttttataagaaaatagttTGTGTAGAATTCTATAATTTGAACAGGATTAAAAGTTGACTCAACAGAATTCACCTCAGTTTTAAGCCATTTCATGTGGCAGGCTATAGCTAGTTCAATTTGATGGGTTAAGTCAAGAAAGTCAGCCCATAGCCAACATATTTTATTGAAGAATTTTATTACAAGATAGAGCATTCAAGGCGTATTAATACACCATAAGTGGCTGATCTCATACAGAGAAGCAAAAGACTTGATCCCATTAATTGGCCAGGATTAGTTTGTCTTGATGTTATTTATCAGACATGAGTTAGAGAACAAAGAGAAAGTAGCAGGCAAGATTTATATAGCAAGAGCCTGTCATAGAACAATTGGTATGTGTGTTCAGTTTTGTATTAAATGTAGTCATAATGTATTGCTTTGGAAATTAAGTAATTATGTAAAAATTTGTTGAACAAATAATTATGATTGATTGATTTCTGATATTATTTGTATAAGTGTGTTTGATATTTAGATTCAAAACAACACTGCATATTTGGTTTTTGAAATTCATGgtatatgtttgtgttttgtatttGTTAAGGGCATCATCTTCCTGACAAGGCAATTGATTTAGTCGACAAGGCATGTGCAAATGTGAGAGTTCAACTTGATAGTCAGCCAGAAGAAATTGACAATCTTGAAAGAGAATGCAACTAGAAGTGGAGCTTCATGCTCGAGAGAAAGAGAAGGACAAAGCTAGCAAAGCTCGTATTGTAGATGTAAGTATAGATGCTGAGTTTTTATCTTAAATAgggattcaaattcaaatttgccATGTAGCATCAAATGATATATTAGACAATGAACATATATTTATTCAATGACTGATAAATAACTTAGTTAATCAAACTCTATTCATTTTAACCTCAGTGTTGGACAATGGTGCAAAgtatgtgttttttgtagtacATGACAGTTTTTATTCTGTTTTGTGTATTTATTGTATCTAAACGGTTCTAACTGTTGATGTTACTTGCAGGTGCGGAGAGAACTTGACGAATTAAGAGACAAGCTTCAACCTCTAAAGATGAAGTATAGCAAAGAAAAAGAGAGAATTGATGAGATTCAAAGGCTGAAGCAGAAACGTGAAGAGCTCTTATTCGCACTACAGGAGGCTGAGAGGCGGTATGATCTAGCCAAAGCTGCAAACCTACGATATGGTGCAATTGAAGAGGTGGAAACTGCCATAAAAAACCTTGAAGGTAGCACTGATAGTAACACCGATGAGAGTCTGATGTTGACTGAAACTGTTGTTGTCTAATTTGAGATTAAGGAAGTGAAGTTCCTAGCAACTTACCTGGAGGGTTCAGTGAATTAATTCCCAGAGAGTTGACAACTACTATTTGACCTTAAATAAATGCTTTCTTGGAAGGGTTCAATGAATTAATTCCCAGAAAGTTGATATCCATATTCAATGACAAAGAGCTGGAGTTATTGATCAGTGGGCTTCTGATATTGATTGTAAGACTTAGTTGTCCATTCCTTTTTTTGATGTCATTTATGTTTATTTGCTCTTCTTCCTGCTGTGTTTATGACTATTTAAATCCCATAAAACAGAAGGTTTAACAGTAGTGCATTTTGTTTCAGTGGATGACTTGAGAGCAAATACAGAATATTCTAGATATAGTGCTGCATCGCCGGCTATTCAATGGTTTTGGGAGGTTGTCCAAGATTTAAGCAAAGAAGACAAGGCTCGGTTTTTGCAATTTGTGACTGGCACGTCCAAGGTATAATACTGCTAAAAGAGCTCTGTGTATTTTAATCTTTTACCAActgaaaaattgtgtttttttaaaaaccaCAGGATGGATTCCCTTATATGGTAGCTACTTTCAACTAGCCCATTATATGAGCTATTAATTTATTTGCGAAGCATTTTAGTAGAGAGAAAATTGTCCAAACTAAACTGAATCTAATATTTTGTATCCTACTTGATTTAAAATGAATATCATTGACCCTTATTAGAGAGCCGTGAAAACATTTATAGTGCAATTTGGAGTTCTGATTTTCAGTATTGATGTTTCAGGTGCCTTTGGAAGGTTTTAGTGCTCTTCATGGAATTTCAGGCTCCCAGAAGTTTCAGACACATAAAGCATATGGAAGTCCTGATCACTTGCCTTCTGCTCATACTTGGTATATCTTTTTGCCCTTTTCAATTCATTCACTATACATACATATTTGTTTTCTGTTTGGATGATTTATAGCTGGCATACTATGTTATCATTTGGTCATTCATCATCCTTTTCTTGGTGCAGTTTCAATCAATTGGATTTGCCGGACGTATCCATCTAAACAACATTTGGAAGAGAGGTTACTGCTCGCGATTCACGAAGCAAGTGAGGGATTTGGATTTGGTTAAAATGTTGTTTTACGTTTTAGAGTAGGAGTTTTTTCATAATATAATGGAACAGTGTACCAGTTTATTATCCCAGGATGTCAAACGGTTCATTAGTAGCTTGGTTGTTTGAGTATTTTTAGTAATGTGACTATGTAAGTACTTGTTACtaactttgtaatattttttatagTAACAAATTGTTCTATGAATTTGAATTTGTCTTATTTAAATTcaaagtattttaaattaaattttaatttttatattatggttATTTAAGTATACAATtgataatatttcaaaaaaaaaaatttaagttcaaactttcctgcggatttagctgcggtttgtttcctgcggaattatctgcggaattacctgcggaatttcctgccgaaaatattacccacgaaggttttagctggggacgagaagccgcaggaaaatccgcaagtaacttgtttcctgcggaaattcagctgaaatccgcaggtaaatccgcaggaaattcgagtatttctagtagtgtaatGACAACATCATAACACCGCATCGGTCCGCATCATACAACATCATACCGCAACAAATTATACATTGTTTGCGAAAATTACTTGATATATCTTTCTTTCTATTTATATCatatttcaaatatcttttaaagGATTAGAGATATTCAAAGTGCTAACAAATTGTTAATAACATGCAATGAATATTTAGAATTGTTAATAACATATATACAAAGTGATTAGAGATATTCAAAATAACTTTTTTACGTAATAAAGCATTCTCTCTGTGTATCATTTTCTGAAGTTCTTTTTTAATAgccaagtttttaaaaaaaaaaattaatattccaGTTACTTGTAGATTTATCCGCGTATTTCATGTTACCAAAGAATGTATCTGCGGATTTACCTGTTGATCAAACATACTGCAGATAAATTCGCAAGTAAATTCGTAGATAAATTCGCAGATAACATCAAATTCGTAGATAAATCTGCAAGcaatttgaaaagtttaaaaaaaaaaaggaggtgTCATGTGAGGTGGCGTCTACGTGAAAAACACTCCGCCAAAATatggttaaaataaaaaaatttgaaatgtgAATATGTTGAAACAATGCAAAATATAAAAAACTACCGATAAGAAATTAATAATTGTAGCTTATATAATATTGAAAGTAGAGAGAGAAGGACTCATGAGTGAGAGAGAGAACCATGATAGAGGAGAAACGAGGACTAATGGGAAGGAAAACATCTTTAAATAAAGCAAAGACTTGCAAGTCATGGATGGGAACTTGAAATTCTAAAACTGCAATAATGTGTAAGCATATGACTGAGCTGTTAAAGTATTGTCCAAGAGGACTAACTGGTTGTTCTAATTCTTCATCTTTCTCATGTTCCATAGTGCAAGAAGAACTAAGGTTTAGAATATATGTGATAGAGGAAGTAAGAAGAGGAACTATATATTTTATTAGCACTGAATTTGAGTAACTCAAATGATCATGCATCATATTTATATATAGAGATACTATGTTTGCAAGTAGCAATAAATTACTATCAACAACCATGCAGTTATGTACCTTTAATATTCAACTATATGAAGTACGTGTATCTTTAATTTAACACATATCACTTATGCAGCGGAATCAGGCCCGGTCATAGGGGAAGACAACCTAGGCATTTGCCTAGGTCTTGAAATTTAATTTGTCAGTGAATTTTTATCTACTCAATACAAAAAATTAGGTACAGTTATTTCTAGCGTAAAATGTATTGAAAACAATTAAAaagtatattatttaataaataattaaaaatgataaaattaaatggtGGTATATGATTGATTAATGATACATCATCTAACTTTTTGTAATAGGTAGAGAAGTTTATCaccttatttattttatatgctcAATACTAACATTAGCCATAAAAAACACTCCGTAACATTTAACTATCATTATCACTATTGTTATGTTTTGTCCATTTTGTTAAAGTGATAATCATTAAGTTTAAATATAAGAGCTATGTGTCTATTTATTTCTTCTAATGACTCTTCAAAATCTGCTACACTACACCTATTAAGTTATATAAATGTACTCTTCTATCTCAAAATAATTATCACAATTGAAGGAAAAAAAAGTTATTCCAAAATACTTGTCACTTTACATTTTCAatgtaattttatatttaatcttacAGTTGTATCCTCTAATAAatactcttcttttttttttacttaatattaattttatttcgaATACTCCAATAGTTAATCTTGAAACTTTGTTAAAATCACCATTCTCTTTTTCATTTATTACTGTTTCTTAATCTGTATGAAGTGAGTCATTGCGAcaaataatttgggacggagggagtattactaATTATAAACCCATCAATtgtcaattatttatttaaatcttccacccattatttatataaatttattatttgtaGGTATAAATAATCTAAAGAGTTTATTAACCACAAAATTTTAAATTCTCTCGCGAATCATGTAATCTAAATtacttattataatatataataaattaaatactcattttatttttatagttaatttgatcaattttaagtatataatattattttgtattttcaattaatattaaaatagattaacattgaaaatttaaaataaaattgttttacctTGAACATTTAGTAAAATATAATAGAAAACTAAATATTGACAACTCAGATCTATTTATAACACAATTTTTTATAGATAAATAATGCAACTATAaaatgaaaagattttttataATAACCAAGTTAAAAAAAGAAATACTAAACTAActaatatttcaaaaatattaccCCATCAACCATGTTTAGAGATGCTTTTCACGTAGGCGCCACCTCACATGGCGCctcttattttataaaaaactttttaatttacctgcgaatttgatgTTACTTGCGAATTTATCTACGGAAACATTTAACATTTGATCCGCAGTTAAATTCACAGTTAAATCCACAAGTAAATCCACAAGTAAATCCACAggtaattgaatttttttaaataaaataggaggCGTCATGTGGGATGGCTCTTATGTAGAAAACAGTCCCAAACATGGCAAtaggataattttttttaatttttttttttatttttttaaaaaaaactttgttaTCAAAAAAATCTTCAGAAAATGAtacataaagaaaatattttattacataaaaaaataattattttactttttatttctcaataataa
The Vicia villosa cultivar HV-30 ecotype Madison, WI linkage group LG6, Vvil1.0, whole genome shotgun sequence genome window above contains:
- the LOC131608807 gene encoding wax ester synthase/diacylglycerol acyltransferase 5-like produces the protein MEHEKDEELEQPVSPLGQYFNSSVICLHIIAVLEFQVPIHDLQVFALFKDVFLPISPRFSSIMVEDKNRKKQWRKVDVNLKDHIKVPKFSEGKTLEFYDKCFHGYLSTIAMEKLSQQKPLWEVHIVNYPTKNSQGNMIFKLHHALGDGYSLMGALLSCLQRADNPSLPLSFPCLKPTKSVTFKKSCWRKICWTMSSVFNTVSDFGWSVLKSSVMDDDESPIRSGDGGADFQPICISTMTFSMEHIKDIKSKLGVTVNDVVTGIVFYGTRLYMQEMDSKSNTSNSTALVLLNTRNIEGYQSIDDMLNTKKTKGPWGNRISFLHVPIPKLNKSRISNPLEFISHTHNIIKRKKQSLAVALTGKLLEIEGKFRGQEEVAKHLRRTITNSSTVITNLVGPVEKMSLANHPVKGLYFTLAGGAESLIISIMSYMGMLRVTLKTEKDFIDEQRLKSCMQSSFEIIFKAAMKISCETN